The following is a genomic window from Theobroma cacao cultivar B97-61/B2 chromosome 10, Criollo_cocoa_genome_V2, whole genome shotgun sequence.
AGTAAAGCTGGGTTCTTggtaagaaaaatatttagttCCATAATTCACTTTAAGGATATGTTTGTGAAGATCAGTTACCTCCCATACTTCATTGTCTGAATATTGCACTAGAGGGTCAAGGTTCCCTCGAACGGTTCCCTCAAACATTGTTGGGTCCTGTGGAATGATGCTAAGTCTTGATCTCAAGTCATGAAGGCCTATCTTACTGATATCCACATTGTCTATTATGATGCTCCCTTCTCTGGGCTCAACAATCCTGAAAATAGCCTGTATTAGTGTTGATTTCCCACTTCCTGTCCTTCCCACAACACCAATCTTCTTTCTTCCAGGAAATGTGCAGCTAATATTTTTTAGGACAGATGGAAGATGCTCAGCATAACGGATCTGCAAGACGGACAAAATTAGTCTATGCATCTCCACTTTCCTGCAGACTTAGGGCGCGTGAGAGGAAAAAACTTGCAGTGGCAGTAAACGTAGGTTCATTAAGAAACAAGTTCAGAACAGATTTGATTGAACCGGTTGTTAACATTTGCGAGGCAAATTTATTATGCTTTACAACCCTGCTGACCGCACCTGCAAATTTCTGAAGCAAATTGTTCCAACTTCTGGCCAGTTGTTAGGTGGTCTGCACTCTTCAATCTCGAGGGCTGATTCGCTAGCTAAGTTTGAGTACTGAAGAATTCTTTCTACTGAGATCATCTTGTTTTCTGCATTGCATATGTTCCATATTACTGACGCCTGCAAAACATTCAAGTTTATTCCATATGTAACTGCCAGTCCTGCGATGCCTGTTGGAAAAAATTTGCTTAATTTTAGTTCAGTGCTCATCTTTTTTTCATAGAAGATGCAATTCTTGTTATAACTTAAGTATTAGGTGACTCGTAAATAACGTAATTTGGAAATATCTCTACATTAACATGCGTGAATATCTATTCTATGTACGAACATCAATTCTCCCAGAAAGTAAACAGGGTATTAGAACATATCATACTTACTTGGATTGATGATTCCTTCGGGGAGCGTGACCAGCACAACCAATGAGAAGGCAAATACAAAATTGGACAGTAGATTTAGTCTGAAAGAAAGCCATTCCATTGCTGAGACATTATGAAACCATGGCCTCGAATGGTTGTCAATAAGGCCAAGATTTGCATCAATAAAACGGTTTTCTTGATCAAATGCACGGATTGTTGCTGCACCAGCTAGTGATTCTGCAAAGTGGTGGAGGATAGGAGCTCTTTGTATTCCTGCTAAGCGGGCCAGTTCTCTTGCTGTTGGTATGTAATATTGCTGAAACAGTTATGCATAAGATGAATTGGTAAAGCTATTCTTTTTTCAGGGCAGTTGGCAATAGTCGATTTTTTGCATGGAATATGGCATTTGCTTTAGCATTTTTCTGATTTTCTCTGAAATTAATCTGTCCCTAAAaaaacattacaaataaaCAGGAACTCTATTTTCTATATTAACACTAACTCAAACTTGGTTTTTCTTTCTGCGTGGCATACCTATCTAATCATCTCCAGGTAGATTAGTAACGAATTTGAACTGTCACTTACTTGGTACCATATGCAGATTGCAGTTACTGGAATGAAGATGACAAACACTTCCCATGCGACCTGCGACATCACTGCTATGGTCCCAAGAATCTGTATTATTGAAAAAGCACACCAGCCTAATTTGGTTGCCATTTCCAAGTCTAGTACACTCTGATCAGTAGATGCCTGGAAATAAAACAACTTAAAGACCATGAGTCTTCGTAATGCAATCATATATAAATGATCTGTGgctaattttcaataaataaatgatcTGTTTCTATTAAGCTCCTACGCCCGTAGAAGGTTGAGTTTACCCGTTAGTACAAGTGCAATTACTAATTTACAGACATTTAGCTGCCCATTTAATTACATTTTCAGGCTATCTTATTATATCTAATACCTTTAGGCATTTCTATTTTCAGAGATCTGATCatttatgaattaaaatttagacTTATAGCGTTTGGAGATTAGAGTCATTCGATATGACACCATCTTTGTAGAGTTTCTTCTCCCATAAGCTGTGGTCCATGAGGTGTTGGGAATTGAATTGAAGATAATGGCTAGGAATTGCTTCACCCCTAATGACCTATTAGGATGAAGGAGGGAATGAAAGAGAACTTGCATTTTGCATCAAGAACTATGATGAATTGGGTAATGATCTACCCGGTGTCTGTTACCTACATACTTCTGTAATTGAGATCAGAGAAAATTTGCTTAGCTCTATATGCCACTCACCCGATTTAAGATTCTTCCAGCTGGCGTTGAATCAAAAAATGCCATTGGAGCACGGAGAATACTGTGCAGCATGTTAATGAAAAGCTTCTGTGCTGTCCAGAGTCCTGCTACTGCCACTACCATGGCTCGCACCAAGACACAGAGTGAACTTCCAACGGCAAGTAGTGaataaacaagtaatataaagtTCATCCCAAACGTAGGCTCTGTTTCACTCGTAGGAGGAGAAGCCCATGCCATCCAGTAGTTACTTGCTATCTGTAATACTTGGAATGATGACTGTGCCACCAGTATTATTGGAATCAGAAGTCCACCTTTCACAGTGGTTAAATAGGACCAGTAAACTTCTTTTCCAATGCTTCCTTTCTCCCTCTCTTCATCCTGCACGAGTTTTCCTCCATTTTCTGTTATCTCTAGAGGAAGGTTATGCTCTGAGCCTTGCTGCGTTTGTAGCAGTTGGGCGTTTGAAGTCGAATCTGTGTTGGATTCACCATCAGTTGGCGGATCTTGGGATATTCTACTGGAATTTTCAACTGTCAGAACAGATTGTAGTGCTTTGCTATGGGCACCAActaaaacttcaaatcctATATTTTGCTTTAGAAGCTCTTCAAATGTGCCTGCTTGTGCAATTCTTCCATTTTGCATCACCTGTTGAGATAGATCATAGATGTCAGTTATAAATGTATAAACTATATATGTGCAGAAACATAGAGTTGACACTCTTCAACTTTGTGCCAAAATCTTCAACTTTTTGAAAGTTCAGTTATTCCAAGTACCATGATTAGACGTAATCTAGGTACAAACCTTGCTTTCctctttaaattgttttaatcgataaaaaattaattcgtACCATTAAAATAGAACACAGTAAGTCTGGTTAATTATTCTCAATGGACTACGGatttattcttttgaaatgACTCGAGAAATTTGAGTATCTTGCTTACCAGAATGATGTCCGCTGCTGGCAGAAACTCAACTTGGTGGGTAACATAAAGTGTAGTCTTGTCCTTGAGAATTCCCATCAAGCAATCCTGCCAAGTTAAAAGATAACTGGTCTTAAAAGGTTTTTTAATAGTTGAGAAAAGGTAGCCATAGGAATATAAAAAGTATAATTTTTAAGATTCATGATATAAACTTATTCTCTGGTATGCTGCCCCCACACCTTTCCTCCTCAAGGACACCAAGTCAGAATCTACATTATTTACCTCGAAGAGCTGTGTGCCTGTATGAGCATCCACGGCACTGAATGGGTCATCAAGTAAATATATATCAGCATCCTGGTAGACTGCACGGGCAATTTGTATCCTTTGCTTCTGTCCTCCACTCATATTAATCCCTCTTTCTCCAATCTCTGTTAAATCACCACAAGAAAATAGCTCCAAGTCCTTTGTCAAAGCACATGCTTTAACTGTTCTGTCATATTTGTTATAGTCATAAGGATTCCCAAATAAAATGTTCTCCCTGATATTCCCTGTCAATATCCATGGCGACTGAGGAACATAAGCCTTTGTACCACTAATCTTTATGGTTCCTGACAATTTCTGTATTTCTCCTAGAATGCATGAAAGCAAGCTAGACTTGCCTGACCCTACAGTCCCACATATTGCCACCTTCATCCCTCTCTTCACTTTTAGTTGCACCCCATCAAGGGTTGGGTTGCCTGACTCAGGGTCCCAGCTGAATTTTCCATTATCAATTTCCACTTCAAACTCTGTTTGATCTTTGGGAACGTACTTAATGGCATCCTGCTGTATTTCTTCTTCCTGGAGGTAGGAAGCAACTCTATCTGCGGAAACTTTCCCCTGTGCTATAACTGAGAGTAGATCAGGTAAATTGAATATAGGGTCTTGTAACATTCGGAAAGTAGCCAGTGCAGACAATACTCTGCCAGCTGTGAGTTGAATCCCCATCAGCATACACGCCCCAAAAGTTACTACAGAGATAAACGTTGGTGATCCCCAGAAAATGAAAGCTGAAATTGCTGCCAATCTTAGTGATTTCCATAACCATTCATACTCTATCTTCCTCAAACTCTTTAGCTTCTGGAGGAACTGACTGTCCCATGCTTGAAGTTTTATAGTCTTCATGTTTCGCAGAACTTCTGCAGTAGCCTTCATCCTGTTATCCTTCGCATCCATGATCTTAGATTGGTACCTTTTCTGGATTCTTGTGATAGGTATGTTGCAAGACATGACTATTAAAGTTGCAGCTAATGCAGCTAACGACCCCAAACCTAGACTCGTGTGCAAAATGCAGATTGCTAATGAAATTTGTATAGGCAACATCCATATAATATTTAAGTACCAGATGAAGTCTGTGATTCTTTGGATATCTACACTCATATAGTTGATGATCTCTCCACTCGTGTGGCTTTGCCGAGACTGACTGGACAAAACTAGGCCCTTCTTGTATATATGAGATATTAGAGCAGCTCTGAGCCGAAGACCTAACTGGCGGGCTCCAAAGATCCATTGCCTTTGTGCTATTGTCTCAACCATCTTGGCACCTAGAAAGGCTAGTGCAAGAAGGTATCCACTTTCTAAGTTCCTGGTTTTTTTCTCAGCTAGGAAGCTAACAAAGTCATCAATCAGATATGGACCAACATATGATGCTCCTGCACTTATTACTGCAAACAATGCATTAATTGCTGCCTTTTTCCTGATGAACAGAAATATTGCTTT
Proteins encoded in this region:
- the LOC18585709 gene encoding putative ABC transporter C family member 15 yields the protein MDVFTSFIATNSKFLQFPETWMHLKSPCFWEEVSVIMQLGFIVIALLHFVQKSVALMLKHSRKVANQAAKNYPIGAKVSFCYIASIVCSTLMLSIHFIKLLMLLNSMNDTHCNSILQAYSSEIMQLMSWAVTLIAVCKIPNKGHIRFPWILRAWWVCSFLLSIICTVLDTYSRTAEHGHLKMRDYADFIGLLASFLLLVISIRGKTGLVFIDSNNIAEPLLTGKTDKHSKQERESPYGRATLLQLITFSWLNPLFSVGVKKPLEQDEIPDVDVKDSAEFVSFAFDQNLKQIREKDGAANPSIYKAIFLFIRKKAAINALFAVISAGASYVGPYLIDDFVSFLAEKKTRNLESGYLLALAFLGAKMVETIAQRQWIFGARQLGLRLRAALISHIYKKGLVLSSQSRQSHTSGEIINYMSVDIQRITDFIWYLNIIWMLPIQISLAICILHTSLGLGSLAALAATLIVMSCNIPITRIQKRYQSKIMDAKDNRMKATAEVLRNMKTIKLQAWDSQFLQKLKSLRKIEYEWLWKSLRLAAISAFIFWGSPTFISVVTFGACMLMGIQLTAGRVLSALATFRMLQDPIFNLPDLLSVIAQGKVSADRVASYLQEEEIQQDAIKYVPKDQTEFEVEIDNGKFSWDPESGNPTLDGVQLKVKRGMKVAICGTVGSGKSSLLSCILGEIQKLSGTIKISGTKAYVPQSPWILTGNIRENILFGNPYDYNKYDRTVKACALTKDLELFSCGDLTEIGERGINMSGGQKQRIQIARAVYQDADIYLLDDPFSAVDAHTGTQLFEDCLMGILKDKTTLYVTHQVEFLPAADIILVMQNGRIAQAGTFEELLKQNIGFEVLVGAHSKALQSVLTVENSSRISQDPPTDGESNTDSTSNAQLLQTQQGSEHNLPLEITENGGKLVQDEEREKGSIGKEVYWSYLTTVKGGLLIPIILVAQSSFQVLQIASNYWMAWASPPTSETEPTFGMNFILLVYSLLAVGSSLCVLVRAMVVAVAGLWTAQKLFINMLHSILRAPMAFFDSTPAGRILNRASTDQSVLDLEMATKLGWCAFSIIQILGTIAVMSQVAWEVFVIFIPVTAICIWYQQYYIPTARELARLAGIQRAPILHHFAESLAGAATIRAFDQENRFIDANLGLIDNHSRPWFHNVSAMEWLSFRLNLLSNFVFAFSLVVLVTLPEGIINPSIAGLAVTYGINLNVLQASVIWNICNAENKMISVERILQYSNLASESALEIEECRPPNNWPEVGTICFRNLQIRYAEHLPSVLKNISCTFPGRKKIGVVGRTGSGKSTLIQAIFRIVEPREGSIIIDNVDISKIGLHDLRSRLSIIPQDPTMFEGTVRGNLDPLVQYSDNEVWEALDKCQLGELVRAKQEKLDATVVENGENWSVGQRQLFCLGRALLKKSSVLVLDEATASVDSATDGVIQKIISQEFKDRTVVTIAHRIHTVIESDLVLVLSDGRVAEFDTPAKLLEREDSFFSKLIKEYSMRSKSLNSLANLHI